The following coding sequences are from one Panicum hallii strain FIL2 chromosome 5, PHallii_v3.1, whole genome shotgun sequence window:
- the LOC112894533 gene encoding disease resistance protein RGA2-like, with product MDVVVSAVAADLVGRLIAFLVRKYQEPGAAEDAARLRRALLRAGAVVEEAEGRQIANRAVLLQLDQLRREMCRGAYELDVDALRRRAGDPRKRHATAERRTFSRLRLGTGGGLSAVVESLEAALCDMRELVVLFGCCPRVARQPYSAYLLMESCMFGRQVEKEQIIGFLLQPSQDLDVLPIVGPREVGKRTLVEHVCLDERVRKHFAKIHRLDLRSYDLEHHHLSLIDGTERSLIVADLAGGGAGEEEERWRRFHASVRRRAHGGSKIILISRAGAHAGLGTAPPLRLRAPRREELWYFFRALAFGGADPEGRPELLRVAMALFAGIHDPVTFAAAGTIAASLRADLSARSWRRVLGVFAGATDRCGVFLCRPVKDSPGVPCAFRDRRKSTGAATARSELPGVTMLDLVTGGAVLPVPGGGTRFDVLVWRSRIPPYTSYVATCDVGRSRQVVAVEKKRARKRRRGQQGEERDELDELMTSYEAH from the coding sequence ATGGACGTGGTGGTGTCCGCAGTGGCCGCCGACCTCGTCGGCCGGCTGATCGCTTTCCTCGTCAGGAAGTACCAggagcccggcgccgccgaggACGCCGCCAGGCTGCGGCGCGCGCTGCtgcgcgccggcgccgtcgtcgaggaggccgaggggCGGCAGATCGCCAACCGTGCGGTGCTGCTGCAGCTCGACCAACTGAGGCGCGAGATGTGCCGAGGCGCCTACGAGCTCGACGTCGACGCCCTCAGGCGGCGAGCCGGGGATCCCAGAAAGAGGCACGCCACGGCGGAGAGGAGAACGTTCAGCCGCCTGCGTCTGGGCACGGGCGGCGGCCTCTCCGCGGTTGTTGAAAGCCTGGAGGCCGCGCTGTGCGACatgagggagctcgtcgtgctcTTTGGCTGCTGCCCCCGGGTCGCCCGGCAGCCGTACAGCGCCTACCTGCTCATGGAGAGCTGCATGTTTGGGCGGCAGGTGGAGAAGGAGCAGATCATCGGCTTCCTGCTGCAACCTTCTCAAGATCTGGATGTGCTCCCGATCGTAGGCCCTCGTGAGGTCGGCAAGCGGACGTTGGTCGAGCATGTCTGTCTCGATGAGAGGGTGAGGAAACACTTCGCCAAGATTCATCGTCTTGATCTACGGAGCTATGACCTTGAGCATCATCATCTCAGCTTGATCGACGGCACCGAGAGGTCCTTGATCGTGGCcgacctcgccggcggcggcgcgggcgaggagGAAGAGCGATGGAGAAGGTTCCACGCgtccgtccgccgccgcgcgcacgGGGGGAGCAAGATTATCCTCATCAGCAGGGCGGGCGCGCACGCGGGCCTGggcaccgcgccgccgctccggctgCGCGCGCCGCGCCGGGAGGAGCTCTGGTACTTCTTCCGGGCGCTCGCGTTCGGCGGCGCGGACCCGGAGGGGCGCCCGGAGCTGCTGCGCGTCGCCATGGCCCTGTTCGCTGGCATCCACGACCCCGTGACGTTCGCGGCGGCAGGCACAATCGCCGCATCGCTGCGCGCCGACCTGAGCGCGCGGTCCTGGCGCCGCGTGCTGGGCGTGTTCGCCGGGGCGACGGACCGGTGCGGGGTTTTCCTGTGCAGGCCGGTGAAGGACTCGCCCGGCGTCCCGTGCGCGTTCCGCGACAGGCGCAAGTCGACGGGCGCGGCCACGGCGCGGAGCGAGCTCCCCGGCGTGACGATGCTGGACCTGGTGACCGGAGGCGCCGTGCTCCCGGTCCCCGGCGGAGGGACGCGGTTCGACGTGCTGGTGTGGCGGTCTCGCATCCCTCCGTACACGAGCTACGTCGCGACGTGCGACGTTGGGAGATCTCGGCAGGTGGTGGCCGTCGAGAAGAAGCGAGCTCGTAAGAGGAGGAGAGGCCAACAAGGCGAGGAAAGAGATGAGTTGGACGAGCTGATGACTAGTTACGAAGCTCACTAG